The Nostoc cf. commune SO-36 genomic sequence CAACTGAAATATTTATCGTACCCATTAGGTGTTGGGTAGCTTGATATTCATTTCCTTGAAATACTGAATAGACAAAATCTGCCCAAGAATCTGTGCCATAACGTGTTTCACTCGCGCCATCAGGAAAAATAGCAGTGACAACTGCATCTTGAGTAAAACAATCTACGATAAATATTTTTTCCTTCTAAGAGATTTCCTCTTCCAATAGCGTCAGTTCCCAATGCATAACAAGATGTTAATTTTTGAATTTCTAATTCTGCATTAGGTTGGCTTGCACTTGCTAATTCAAACCTACCTCCAATAAACAGCACAAGAGCGATTGCAATCACAACGAAAGTTATTCGATTTAACAAAAACGAGATAGTATTTGCAACTATTCGTCCTTTTTCTCTTCTTTTTTCCACAGATACCCACCTTAATGTTTCAGATTTTCGCATCTTGTACCTTGCCGTAAACTCAAGTTAAATCTGAGGATTTAGCTCCTAACAATAGGCTAAATCCTTGCATTTTAATAGATATTACGTGCGCTATCAGCTAGAAAAACTCTTTTCTAGTAAATGATGAAGCTAGTACAACATTTGATGTATATCATCAGTTATAACAGGTAAATAATAGTTTTATATGTGTTTATTTTAACTATGTTTATGTAGATTCTGTTAAGTAATAAAATTAGTATTTGCATACTTTTTTAACATCTGAATAACCTGATATTTAGCATCTTTCGCTACTCAAACGTAAATATTGTATTTAGTCCTCTTGAGATTAATTTACAGCAGTTTGTAAGTAACTATCAAAATTTATTCCGAAGTCAAACATCACTAACTGAATCAGATTTTGCTAGGAGAAATTATTCTCCCAAGATGGGAATAGAAATTATAAATTGCGTTCCTTGTCCCAGAGTCGATTCACAAATCAAACTTCCAGCGTGCTTTTCTACTATAATCTGCTGACTAATAGATAATCCTAATCCAGTCCCTTTACCTACACCTTTAGTCGTAAATAAATTTTCAAAAATGCAGGATTTTACTTCTTCTGGCATTCCTTTGCCATTATCTTTAATTTTAATTACTACATTTTCCTGCTCTACACTAGTTAAGATAGTAATTATGTTAGGATACTTTTCTTCTATTTCTAAAAAGCTCCGACCGAGATTTGCTTCTTCTAAAGCATCTATTGCATTTGCAATAATATTCATAAATACTTGATTCAATTGTCCTAAATAGCATTTTACTAACGGGATATTTCCATAATTATTAATAATCTGAATGGCGGGACGATTATGATCCGCTTTCAAACGATGTTGTAAAATTAACAAAGTACTATCAATGCCTTCGTGGATATTAGCTAGTACTTTAGAAGTGGTATCAGCGCGGGAAAAAGTACGAAGAGAGGTACTAATATTACGAATACGCTGTGTACCTACTGTCATACCGTCAATCATTTTGGGTAAATCTTTTAACAGGAAATCTATATCAATTTCTTCGGCTTTTTCTTCAATTTTTGCGCCAGGATTAGGAAATTCATCTCGGTACAGTTCCACATAATCTATTAAATCTTTAACAATATCTTTTGCTTGGGCAATACTACCTGTAATAAAACCAATGGGGTTATTTATTTCGTGTGCTACACCTGCAACTAAATTCCCTAGAGAAGACATTTTTTCACTTTGGATAAGTTGTAGTTGCGCCTCTTGTAAATCTTTTATAGATTGTTCTAATTGCCTGGATTTATCTTGTGCCTTTGTATATAAGCTGGCATTTTCTATGGCAATCGCCATTTGAGACACCAAGACTTTTAATACCTCTACCCTTCCGAGAACAAAAGCTCCTGATGATAGCTGATTTTCTAAATAAATAATACCAGTAAGCTGTGATTGGTACATAATGGGCAAACAAAATATTGATTTTGTTTGAGATTTCTGAATATAAATATCAAAGCTAAAAGGTTCTGTAGCTATTGCATCGTTTAGTACAAGATATTGCTGAGTTCGGAAAACGTAATTAATCACAGACAGAGGTAAATCTTGATAGGTTTCAACAGGAATAGAGCGTAAAACCATCACTACATCGTCAATAGCATTTCCAGAAGCTTCAATATACAGGTGACTATCTTTAAGTAGAAGTAGTACTGCTTTTTGGGCGGCAGCATTTTCTAGTAAAATTTTGATCAGCTTGCTCAATAAATTTTCTAAAATAATTTCATTAGTAATCGCTTGTGAAAACTTGATGAATGCATTAAAATCAATAAAATCGCTCAAGCTGCTACTGGTAGTAGTGTTAGTAGTAATATGAGTTGTATCAATTTTTGAATTAGTGTTTTCTATAGTAATAGTTTGTCCTACTAGAAAAACATACTTTGATTCTAAGTGCTTAACTTTAGCGATCGCACCCCAACGAATATAGGCATAATAGGCTTTAGTTATATAAGTTTGATGAATCAACTCTTTACCTAGAGACTGATAAAATTTCCCAGCTAACTCATAAGCTAAAGCTTCTTCTTGGAGGAAACCATTTTCTTGAGATTTAGCAATGGAAGTTTCATAATAATCCATAGCTTCAAGCTTTTGACCTAAAACCTGATATCGTTCCGCCTCCACGAGATAAAATCTATGTAAGTGATTTGTAGGAGCATGAGTAGCCCAGAGTTCCATCTTTTGCTGATTAGCTTGAACTTTTTCGAGAATAGCTTGCTTCTCAAACTCTTTAGAAGTATGATATATTGCCAAGTGAGCTAAAGAATCGTAAAAATAGAATATTGGAACAACAAACAAGCCTGTAACACCACCTAAAGATTTTTCTGCGATCGCAGCATTTTCTACAGCTTTAAAATACTCCCCAAATAGGTAAGAGAGCATTAGTTTATTAACAAATAAATGGTTAATTGTATAAAGATCATTTAATTGCTGATGAATTGGCAGCATATTTTGCTCGTCGTATGCTTCTCCAATTAAACAGTCCACATTTTCAAAATTTCCTTTCAAGTTTAAAACTGTTTGCAAATATACTAAGTTCCAAGTTAAAGCTACTTGCTGCTTGATTTTTTTCAGCGAATCACAATAAGCTATGAGTTCTTTTTCTAAAACCCAAAGTTCTTTACCCAGCCAAAATGAATGATAAGGATAAATATAACCACAATAACCAGCATATTCTAAATCTCCAGTTTCCAGACCACTAGCATACCCTGCCATTGATGATGTTAATGTCTCTTTAATATGCTCTTTCCAATGCATAACATGGGCGCTAACAACCGTCAAAATCTTAGCCTTGAGTTCTTGAGAATCAAATTGTGACACCAAACTAGAAGCTAATTTCCCAAATTCATAGCCAGGATTAATTTCTCCTTGAACTCCACAAAGAAGTAATCCATAAAGACTATAACCATAGGCAGATACAGCCGTATTCCCATACTTTAAGGACAAATTAACCATATTACATACAATAATTGGCATCATTGCAGGAGCAGTTTGAAAAGCCGCAGGAAGAACTCCCATCAAGATTCTCATGGCTGCAATCTTGTTATAATCAGTCATTAATGGTAAGTTAATTAAATCTGCAATAGCTTTCCCTTTTAAAGAAGCAGCAATTTCATCCATCCCCTGCTGAATATCAGTTGATGTTGGTTCATCTGGAAAACTTATTCCTAACAATTGCAGAATTGATACTGCTATTTTGATGGCTTCTAGTTGTTTGCTTTGAATTATAGAAGCGATAATTTGTACTTCATAGACTTTAACTTTATCTAAAAGAACTTTGGCTTCTTGCTGCACTACTTCAGCCCACTGTTGCATCTGCTCAAAATTACCGCCCAGATAGGCTACCTCTGCGGCTCCTTCATATAAACCGATGGTTAAAGCATATTCAGTTTGCCAAGCGTCTATATTTAAAAGCTCTATCCCATTTGTGAAGTACTTTAGAGCCACTTCATAAGCTGTAGAAGCTTTAGCTTTTCGCCCTGCAATTAAATTTAATCTCGCCAATTCAGTTTTTTCAGATTGCTCTATCAGGTTAACGATACCGACATTCAACTGATTGACAATATCAAAAACATTAGCTTCTATTTCTTCCTGCGGTACATTTTGCAGGAGCAATTGCCCTATTCTTAAATGAGTAGATTTCTTGAGTTCTTCTGGAATCAACGAATATGCGGCTTGTTGTACCCTATCATGTAAGAACTTGTAACCCACTCGTGAACTGTCGAAATTTAAATTAACCGCTTCTTCTTGGTTAAAAACCAAAGGAATGCGATAAGCTTCACTTAAAGGTAGAATCAATCCCGCTTGCAAAGCTGAGTGTAAATCATTTGCTGTCAAAGAAGGTGATTTTTCATTGACTATCGATAAAACATCTAGACTAAATCTGTCACCCACACAAGCGGCTAATTTTAAAACATCTTGGGTGAATTTTGGTAGTTTTTCAACTCGACTGGCAACTAACTCAACTACGTTTTTATCGGTAATCCCAATTGCTTGAATTTTTTCTAAACTCCATTGCCATTCAGCATTAACAAAATCAAACTTTA encodes the following:
- a CDS encoding trifunctional serine/threonine-protein kinase/ATP-binding protein/sensor histidine kinase, producing MPNCTGYQINSTLYEGIQTIIYQTQTPKTQQPVILKLLKNEYPTLEAFTRLKNEYQIQQSLDHPNIVKAISLETFENRVGLLLEDFGGQSLSQLLKTEKLDLINHLKIAVQLTKALDYLHENQIIHKDIKPNNIIINSQTGIVKLTDFGIASRLNKENPQFNNPNCVEGTLAYMSPEQTGRMNRILDYRTDFYSLGVTLYEMLTQKTPFVSQDALEIVYSHIAVQPTNPQSLNSQIPSAISEIVMKLMAKNAEDRYQSATGLLADLELCLKQLETKIIITDFVPGRLDILSQLLIPQKLYGREKQVNELLAAFERVTSGASEMMLVSGYSGIGKSVLVNEINKPITRRQGYFISGKFDQLKRNIPYASLIQAFAYLMRYLLTENSEIIEAWRNKILSALGTNGKVIIDVIPEVELIIGTQPEVAQIGATESQNRFNHVFKEFIQVFTQKKHPLVIFLDDLQWADSATLNLIKLLITDTDSKHLLFIGAYRDNEVSPAHPLIQKIEEIKNSGTIVNNLVLQSLNLDNVTNLVTETLQKTENNQYAEVICNKKNIKLAELIYNKTGGNPFFITQLIQALHQEKLLKFDFVNAEWQWSLEKIQAIGITDKNVVELVASRVEKLPKFTQDVLKLAACVGDRFSLDVLSIVNEKSPSLTANDLHSALQAGLILPLSEAYRIPLVFNQEEAVNLNFDSSRVGYKFLHDRVQQAAYSLIPEELKKSTHLRIGQLLLQNVPQEEIEANVFDIVNQLNVGIVNLIEQSEKTELARLNLIAGRKAKASTAYEVALKYFTNGIELLNIDAWQTEYALTIGLYEGAAEVAYLGGNFEQMQQWAEVVQQEAKVLLDKVKVYEVQIIASIIQSKQLEAIKIAVSILQLLGISFPDEPTSTDIQQGMDEIAASLKGKAIADLINLPLMTDYNKIAAMRILMGVLPAAFQTAPAMMPIIVCNMVNLSLKYGNTAVSAYGYSLYGLLLCGVQGEINPGYEFGKLASSLVSQFDSQELKAKILTVVSAHVMHWKEHIKETLTSSMAGYASGLETGDLEYAGYCGYIYPYHSFWLGKELWVLEKELIAYCDSLKKIKQQVALTWNLVYLQTVLNLKGNFENVDCLIGEAYDEQNMLPIHQQLNDLYTINHLFVNKLMLSYLFGEYFKAVENAAIAEKSLGGVTGLFVVPIFYFYDSLAHLAIYHTSKEFEKQAILEKVQANQQKMELWATHAPTNHLHRFYLVEAERYQVLGQKLEAMDYYETSIAKSQENGFLQEEALAYELAGKFYQSLGKELIHQTYITKAYYAYIRWGAIAKVKHLESKYVFLVGQTITIENTNSKIDTTHITTNTTTSSSLSDFIDFNAFIKFSQAITNEIILENLLSKLIKILLENAAAQKAVLLLLKDSHLYIEASGNAIDDVVMVLRSIPVETYQDLPLSVINYVFRTQQYLVLNDAIATEPFSFDIYIQKSQTKSIFCLPIMYQSQLTGIIYLENQLSSGAFVLGRVEVLKVLVSQMAIAIENASLYTKAQDKSRQLEQSIKDLQEAQLQLIQSEKMSSLGNLVAGVAHEINNPIGFITGSIAQAKDIVKDLIDYVELYRDEFPNPGAKIEEKAEEIDIDFLLKDLPKMIDGMTVGTQRIRNISTSLRTFSRADTTSKVLANIHEGIDSTLLILQHRLKADHNRPAIQIINNYGNIPLVKCYLGQLNQVFMNIIANAIDALEEANLGRSFLEIEEKYPNIITILTSVEQENVVIKIKDNGKGMPEEVKSCIFENLFTTKGVGKGTGLGLSISQQIIVEKHAGSLICESTLGQGTQFIISIPILGE